From Clarias gariepinus isolate MV-2021 ecotype Netherlands chromosome 2, CGAR_prim_01v2, whole genome shotgun sequence, one genomic window encodes:
- the rbpms2a gene encoding RNA-binding protein, mRNA-processing factor 2a isoform X2, whose translation MSLKSDSEPSNSVSLEEEVRTLFVSGLPVDIKPRELYLLFRPFKGYEGSLIKLTSKQPVGFVTFDSRSGAEAAKNALNGIRFDPENPQTLRLEFAKANTKMAKSKLMGTPNPSSLHPALGAHFIARDPYDLTGAALIPASPEAWTPYPLYTTELAPGLPHTAFTYPAAAAAAAALHAQMRWYPTPSDTSQPAWKSRQFC comes from the exons ATGAGTCTCAAATCAGATTCTGAGCCGAGCAACAGTGTATCATTAGAGGAGGAG GTACGAACCCTATTTGTCAGCGGTCTTCCGGTAGACATCAAGCCGAGGGAGTTGTACCTGCTGTTCAGGCCGTTTAAG GGATATGAAGGATCACTTATTAAACTAACCTCAAAGCAG cctGTTGGCTTTGTTACCTTCGACAGCAGGTCCGGAGCCGAAGCAGCGAAAAACGCATTAAAT GGGATTCGCTTCGACCCAGAAAACCCCCAGACACTGCGTCTGGAGTTTGCTAAGGCTAACACCAAGATGGCGAAGAGTAAGCTGATGGGAACGCCGAACCCTTCAAGCCTGCACCCAGCTCTTGGAGCTCACTTTATCGCACGTGACCCAT ATGACCTGACTGGCGCGGCACTGATCCCAGCATCCCCAGAGGCATGGACACCGTATCCACTCTACACCACTGAGCTAGCCCCTGGCCTGCCCCACACTGCCTTCACCTACCCTGCAGCCGCCGCAGCCGCCGCCGCCTTGCACGCCCAG ATGCGCTGGTACCCAACACCCTCTGACACTTCACAGCCTGCATGGAAATCCCGCCAGTTCTGTTAG
- the rbpms2a gene encoding RNA-binding protein, mRNA-processing factor 2a isoform X1 — MSLKSDSEPSNSVSLEEEVRTLFVSGLPVDIKPRELYLLFRPFKGYEGSLIKLTSKQPVGFVTFDSRSGAEAAKNALNGIRFDPENPQTLRLEFAKANTKMAKSKLMGTPNPSSLHPALGAHFIARDPYDLTGAALIPASPEAWTPYPLYTTELAPGLPHTAFTYPAAAAAAAALHAQVSEQPMRWYPTPSDTSQPAWKSRQFC, encoded by the exons ATGAGTCTCAAATCAGATTCTGAGCCGAGCAACAGTGTATCATTAGAGGAGGAG GTACGAACCCTATTTGTCAGCGGTCTTCCGGTAGACATCAAGCCGAGGGAGTTGTACCTGCTGTTCAGGCCGTTTAAG GGATATGAAGGATCACTTATTAAACTAACCTCAAAGCAG cctGTTGGCTTTGTTACCTTCGACAGCAGGTCCGGAGCCGAAGCAGCGAAAAACGCATTAAAT GGGATTCGCTTCGACCCAGAAAACCCCCAGACACTGCGTCTGGAGTTTGCTAAGGCTAACACCAAGATGGCGAAGAGTAAGCTGATGGGAACGCCGAACCCTTCAAGCCTGCACCCAGCTCTTGGAGCTCACTTTATCGCACGTGACCCAT ATGACCTGACTGGCGCGGCACTGATCCCAGCATCCCCAGAGGCATGGACACCGTATCCACTCTACACCACTGAGCTAGCCCCTGGCCTGCCCCACACTGCCTTCACCTACCCTGCAGCCGCCGCAGCCGCCGCCGCCTTGCACGCCCAGGTGAGCGAGCAACCG ATGCGCTGGTACCCAACACCCTCTGACACTTCACAGCCTGCATGGAAATCCCGCCAGTTCTGTTAG